A region from the Coffea eugenioides isolate CCC68of chromosome 9, Ceug_1.0, whole genome shotgun sequence genome encodes:
- the LOC113782048 gene encoding zinc finger BED domain-containing protein RICESLEEPER 2-like, with product MAISPPEVSSIPRSSAHDSTTPFTLDTPVFISNDTTTAGVQVFALEEQEEEEEEPTGQIGGDTREVTEAEDEFQIPKRNKTSEAWDDFDEVEENGLNYAICKHCKKKLSRGKSKQTSSMWRHRNRCSARKASIRKAEQQTKLNFQPADDSFPTLPPLSGKFDMEKVREAAAHWVLMHEHPFTILEEEGFNLMMKRAVPEWKKISRATAKNDCMQVYELEKNKLRNKLKNVERVSITTDLWKSKNQKIEYMVITGHWIDSDWKLQKRVFSFVHIPPPHRGVEIASSIFKSAKEWGIEHKIYSISVDNASNNDVAVRILRDDISRSKKLLFQDGISEIVDITKAIRDSVEFVNRSEGRALMFAEIAQQLHIPGKKLLYNCKTRWNATFEMLNCAIKFKDVFPRFQDREQSYDFCPSAEDWKKAEKIKKVLDARVNDEDPFIRAMVRRMKTKFDKYWGDCNLILAVAAILDPRQKMRVVDFTYPQMYIPSEASHNISTIRRVLFELYDEYVALAANPTGGPMASSSSQRQGTNATKKTRWGDFDQYCDEVETSEPHKSELVDYLDKPRQKIGEDLDEFDCLGWWKINRISYPVLSRMASDILAIPITTVASEATFSAGNRVIDTYRAALHPETVQVLMCAGDWCRNLHGVKKKMKEAKTIKEFDLPKL from the exons ATGGCAATTAGTCCTCCCGAGGTATCTTCTATCCCGCGATCATCTGCTCATGATTCAACTACTCCATTCACGTTGGATACCCCTGTTTTCATAAGTAATGATACAACAACAGCTGGAGTTCAAGTATTTGCTCTtgaagaacaagaagaagaagaagaagaaccaaCTGGTCAAATAGGCGGAGACACGCGGGAAGTAACTGAAGCTGAAGATGAATTCCAGATccctaaaagaaataaaacatctGAGGCTTGGGATGATTTTGACGAAGTTGAGGAAAATGGATTGAATTATGCCATTTGCAAGCATTGCAAGAAAAAGCTGTCAAGAGGCAAGTCAAAGCAAACAAGTAGCATGTGGAGACATCGGAATAGATGTTCAGCCCGAAAAGCAAGCATTAGAAAGGCTGAGCAgcaaacaaaattaaatttcCAGCCAGCTGATGATTCTTTTCCGACTTTGCCACCCTTGAGCGGAAAGTTTGACATGGAGAAAGTTAGAGAGGCAGCTGCACATTGGGTGCTAATGCATGAGCATCCATTCACCATATTAGAAGAAGAAGGCTTCAATCTTATGATGAAACGAGCGGTGCCAGAGTGGAAGAAAATCTCTCGAGCAACAGCAAAAAATGATTGTATGCAAGTATATGAGCTTGAAAAAAATAAGTTGAGGAACAAGTTGAAAAATGTGGAAAGAGTGAGCATCACAACCGATCTTTGGAAgtcgaaaaatcaaaagatcgAGTACATGGTCATCACCGGGCATTGGATTGATTCTGATTGGAAACTACAAAAGCGAGTCTTCAGTTTTGTACATATACCACCGCCTCACCGAGGAGTTGAGATAGcatcttcaatttttaaaagtGCAAAAGAGTGGGGCATTGAGCACAAAATTTACAGCATATCAGTTGATAATGCCTCGAACAATGATGTAGCTGTTAGAATATTAAGAGATGACATCTCCAGGTCCAAAAAGCTTCTTT TTCAAGATGGCATTTCTGAGATTGTGGACATCACCAAAGCCATTAGGGATTCCGTGGAATTTGTGAATCGATCAGAGGGGCGTGCATTGATGTTTGCTGAAATTGCGCAACAACTCCATATACCAGGAAAAAAGTTGCTTTACAATTGTAAGACAAGATGGAATGCCACATTTGAGATGCTGAATTGTGCCATCAAATTTAAGGATGTTTTTCCCCGTTTCCAAGATAGAGAGCAAAGTTACGATTTTTGCCCATCTGCTGAGGATTGGAAAAAAGCTGAAAAG ataaaaaaagtgCTGGATGCTCGAGTCAATGATGAAGACCCCTTCATTCGGGCCATGGTTCGAAGGATGAAAACTAAGTTTGACAAGTATTGGGGTGACTGTAATTTGATATTGGCCGTGGCTGCCATTTTAGATCCAAGACAGAAAATGAGGGTTGTGGACTTCACCTACCCTCAAATGTATATACCTTCAGAGGCTTCTCATAACATTTCCACCATTCGCCGAGTGCTCTTTGAGTTATATGATGAGTATGTTGCTCTAGCGGCGAATCCAACAGGAGGGCCAATGGCTTCTAGCTCTTCCCAAAGGCAAGGAACAAATGCGACCAAGAAGACTAGATGGGGTGATTTTGATCAATATTGTGATGAAGTCGAGACTAGCGAACCTCATAAGTCAGAATTGGTTGATTATTTAGACAAGCCTCGCCAAAAGATTGGAGAAGATCTCGATGAATTTGATTGTTTGGGGTGGTGGAAAATAAATCGAATCTCATATCCAGTACTTTCTCGAATGGCTAGCGATATATTGGCCATTCCGATAACTACAGTTGCATCGGAGGCCACTTTTAGTGCCGGAAATAGAGTAATTGACACCTATCGAGCAGCACTTCACCCCGAGACAGTTCAAGTATTGATGTGCGCAGGAGATTGGTGTAGGAATCTTCACGGCGTCAAAAAGAAGATGAAG GAAGCCAAGACAATCAAAGAATTCGACTTGCCAAAGCTTTGA
- the LOC113783402 gene encoding dynamin-related protein 4C-like — MLFLKKSPKNSFKLSMIKDLVQAVQEETLAPIVSSYNERIRPLLDCIDRLRNLKVMQEGIQLPTIVVVGDQSSGKSSVLESLAGISLPRGQGICTRVPLIMRLQSHPSPEPELSLEFNGRVVPTDEDHIAEAISVATDEIAGRSKGISNVPLTLIVKKNGVPDLTMVDLPGITRVPVHGQPEDIYEQISAIIMEYIKPEESIILNVLSATVDFSTCESIRMSQKVDKMGERTLAVVTKADKSPEGLLEKVTADDVNIGLGYVCVRNRIGDESYEEAQAVEASLFETHPFLSKIHKSMVGIPVLAQKLVQIQATIISKCLPDIVRKINDKLSTSVAELNKLPQQLKSVPEAVTAFMRIISSAKESLRKIFIRGEFDEYPDEKEMHCTARLAEMLSDYYEDLQLISIKVEQKQAFLEEEISILEEAKGISLPNFLPRTAFRTSLQKMVMAISATPAGFVNKFWEYLQGVLVPVLMKHSDNYPQLQPSIRRAAQNLVSKKREQSADWVSQIIEMEKLTDYTCNPEYSATWHDLMRSQDRFMIIMNDCTKSTSLEIDGIGEVEVGHLRNHLVVAQQAFDLKMRMTAYWKIVLRRLVDSMALHLLFSIQNLVNKDMETEMVNELMGTHGGALERMLEESPSIACKRYRLNGSIKLLRESKEIVAEIMDKIAAYAD, encoded by the coding sequence ATGTTGTTTCTGAAGAAATCACCAAAGAACTCGTTCAAGCTGTCCATGATCAAAGACCTCGTTCAagctgttcaagaagaaacgcTAGCCCCCATCGTGTCATCCTACAATGAACGCATTAGGCCATTGCTGGACTGCATAGACAGGCTACGAAACCTTAAAGTCATGCAAGAAGGAATCCAGCTTCCAACAATTGTTGTTGTAGGAGATCAATCTTCAGGTAAGTCCAGCGTTCTAGAGTCCTTGGCTGGAATTAGCTTGCCTAGGGGACAAGGGATATGCACAAGGGTTCCCTTGATTATGAGGCTCCAAAGTCATCCCAGTCCCGAGCCAGAGCTGAGCTTGGAGTTCAACGGAAGAGTTGTTCCAACCGATGAGGACCATATTGCTGAGGCCATCAGCGTTGCAACTGATGAGATTGCTGGCAGAAGCAAGGGAATATCAAATGTTCCCCTGACTTTGATTGTTAAGAAGAATGGGGTCCCTGATCTTACTATGGTGGATTTACCTGGGATTACTAGAGTTCCAGTTCACGGGCAGCCTGAAGACATCTATGAGCAAATATCAGCAATCATTATGGAGTATATTAAACCAGAAGAAAGCATAATACTCAATGTTTTATCAGCTACTGTTGATTTTTCTACTTGTGAATCAATTCGGATGTCCCAAAAAGTCGACAAAATGGGCGAAAGAACTCTGGCAGTTGTCACCAAGGCAGACAAATCCCCTGAAGGCTTGCTCGAGAAGGTAACGGCTGATGATGTGAATATTGGACTTGGATACGTCTGTGTGAGAAATCGAATTGGCGATGAATCATACGAGGAAGCTCAAGCTGTAGAAGCTTCACTTTTTGAAACACATCCGTTTCTGTCCAAGATCCACAAGTCTATGGTTGGCATTCCTGTTTTAGCCCAGAAACTGGTGCAAATTCAGGCaactataatttcaaaatgCTTGCCAGATATTGTGAGAAAGATCAATGACAAGCTAAGTACAAGTGTTGCAGAGCTGAACAAGTTGCCACAACAGTTGAAATCCGTTCCTGAAGCAGTCACTGCTTTTATGCGCATCATTTCTTCAGCCAAAGAGTCCCTGAGGAAAATATTTATCAGAGGGGAATTCGATGAGTATCCAGATGAAAAGGAAATGCATTGTACTGCTAGACTGGCAGAGATGCTGAGCGATTACTATGAGGATTTGCAGTTAATCTCTATCAAAGTTGAACAAAAGCAGGCCTTCTTGGAGGAAGAGATTAGCATCCTGGAGGAAGCTAAAGGTATAAGCTTACCTAATTTCCTTCCTCGCACAGCATTTCGCACTTCACTACAAAAAATGGTCATGGCCATTTCCGCTACACCCGCTGGATTTGTGAACAAGTTTTGGGAGTATTTACAAGGGGTGTTAGTTCCTGTCTTGATGAAGCACTCTGACAACTACCCACAACTTCAACCTTCAATCAGAAGAGCAGCCCAAAATCTTGTTTCCAAAAAAAGGGAGCAGTCAGCTGATTGGGTATCGCAGATCATCGAAATGGAGAAACTCACCGATTATACTTGTAATCCTGAGTATTCTGCAACCTGGCATGATCTGATGAGAAGCCAGGACAGGTTCATGATCATTATGAATGATTGTACGAAATCAACAAGTCTAGAGATTGATGGAATTGGTGAGGTTGAAGTCGGGCATCTGAGAAATCATCTGGTCGTTGCACAACAAGCTTTTGATCTGAAAATGAGGATGACTGCTTATTGGAAGATTGTCCTGAGGAGGTTGGTTGATAGCATGGCTTTGCATTTACTCTTCAGCATCCAAAATCTGGTGAACAAAGACATGGAAACCGAAATGGTGAATGAGTTAATGGGAACTCACGGGGGTGCATTGGAACGGATGCTGGAGGAATCTCCATCTATTGCTTGTAAACGTTACAGATTGAATGGAAGCATCAAGTTGCTGAGGGAGTCTAAAGAGATTGTTGCAGAGATAATGGACAAAATTGCTGCTTATGCTGATTGA